A region from the Rheinheimera mangrovi genome encodes:
- the cysM gene encoding cysteine synthase CysM: MFPTLEDYVGQTPLVRLQRMANHTKSTVLLKLEGNNPAGSVKDRPALYMLQQAEVRGEIKPGDCLIEATSGNTGIALAMAAAIKGYKMKLIMPDNMTDERKASMRAYGAELILVSKEQGMEYARDLAKQMQAEGVGLVLDQFNNTDNPAAHYASTGPEIWQQSFGKVTHFVSSMGTTGTIVGVSRYLKQQNPEIQIIGLQPAEGSSIPGIRRWPEAYLPGFYEKQRVDKIIDITADHALATMRQLAQQEGIFCGVSSGGAVYAALRLAEQLENAVIVAIVCDRGDRYLSSGIY; this comes from the coding sequence ATGTTCCCTACCCTCGAAGACTATGTTGGCCAGACACCTTTAGTACGGCTACAACGTATGGCTAACCATACCAAAAGCACCGTATTGCTGAAACTGGAAGGTAATAATCCAGCAGGTTCAGTTAAAGACAGACCAGCGCTTTATATGCTGCAACAGGCCGAAGTACGGGGCGAGATCAAACCGGGAGATTGCCTGATTGAAGCCACCAGTGGTAATACAGGCATAGCACTGGCGATGGCAGCCGCCATCAAAGGCTATAAAATGAAGCTGATTATGCCGGACAATATGACCGACGAACGTAAAGCGTCGATGCGGGCTTATGGCGCCGAGCTGATTTTGGTCAGTAAAGAACAAGGCATGGAATACGCCCGTGATTTAGCCAAACAAATGCAGGCTGAAGGTGTGGGTTTAGTGCTGGACCAATTTAATAACACCGACAATCCGGCTGCGCATTATGCCTCTACTGGCCCTGAAATCTGGCAACAAAGTTTCGGTAAAGTAACGCATTTCGTCTCCAGCATGGGCACCACAGGTACCATTGTGGGGGTGTCACGTTACCTGAAACAACAAAACCCTGAGATTCAAATTATAGGCCTGCAACCAGCTGAAGGCAGTAGTATTCCTGGTATTCGGCGTTGGCCAGAAGCTTATTTACCAGGCTTTTATGAAAAACAGCGGGTTGATAAAATCATAGATATTACTGCGGATCATGCTCTAGCCACCATGAGGCAACTGGCACAGCAGGAAGGGATCTTTTGCGGTGTTAGTTCGGGCGGTGCTGTGTATGCGGCATTGCGTCTGGCGGAGCAACTTGAAAACGCCGTCATAGTCGCCATCGTCTGCGATCGGGGTGATCGTTATTTATCCTCAGGAATTTATTAG
- a CDS encoding TrmH family RNA methyltransferase — MISQKWSKLIRSLQQKKYRKAEQLFFVEGEKSVLELLHSSWKVRAVFGTEQFLQQYHALCAKADLVQQCTEHELVQVGTFSSNNAALAVAEIPVAQPFKEQPGDWVLVLDQINDPGNLGTIIRVADWYGIRNILCSADTVDLYNPKVIAAAKGSFLRVQMYYQELLPVLEQSSMPVYGAYLEGESVHQLKLSNAGGYLVMGNEANGISPALKPVISHPVTIPSFSDTESLNVGIATAILCDNFKRLSRL; from the coding sequence ATGATTAGTCAGAAATGGTCGAAGCTGATTCGGTCCTTACAGCAAAAAAAATACCGCAAAGCAGAGCAGCTCTTTTTTGTCGAAGGCGAAAAATCAGTGCTGGAATTGCTGCACAGCTCTTGGAAAGTAAGGGCCGTGTTTGGCACTGAACAGTTTTTGCAGCAATACCATGCTCTTTGCGCTAAAGCCGATTTAGTACAGCAATGCACTGAACATGAGTTAGTGCAAGTTGGCACCTTCAGCAGCAATAACGCGGCTCTGGCCGTAGCTGAAATACCAGTAGCCCAACCATTTAAAGAGCAGCCAGGTGATTGGGTACTGGTGCTGGACCAAATCAACGACCCTGGTAATTTAGGTACTATTATCCGCGTTGCCGACTGGTATGGTATTCGCAATATCCTTTGCTCGGCTGACACAGTGGATTTATATAATCCCAAAGTGATAGCGGCGGCTAAAGGCTCGTTTTTGCGGGTGCAAATGTATTACCAGGAGTTATTACCTGTCTTAGAGCAAAGCTCCATGCCGGTATATGGTGCTTATCTCGAAGGGGAGTCAGTGCATCAGTTAAAGCTCAGTAATGCAGGTGGTTATCTGGTGATGGGTAATGAAGCCAATGGTATAAGCCCTGCATTAAAGCCTGTGATCAGCCACCCTGTGACTATCCCAAGTTTCAGCGACACAGAATCACTGAATGTAGGCATAGCCACAGCCATTTTATGTGACAACTTTAAACGTCTGTCGAGACTATAA
- a CDS encoding alpha/beta hydrolase family protein, with protein MIRLSWRSWLKLIPLMLISLVLLSTFITPIPDQQYHFPDENTANSNFHVVEFNDEGQPHDLKQQQALFERIKKPDSATAELVIFVHGWHQNAAPTDSNFVAFQTYIKELQQAAPQRNLIGLYLGWRGDKYDPLWLDESYKAEGWMEPLDFPTIFQRKRVSRLVGEQGVSQLLDKLDTVVAQGQLRRYIFIGHSLGGSVALHASKERVKKAIDSGKDNPNLYLLLNPAVTAKEYKPLDTLLSIDRQKPSMVVLQSKGDFAVKEAFNFLKDGEQAVGNSWAITHDIDKCPRGNCEIPLHLHSSLAQHDAIPGCMMQLNRSGWRIRARVQARRTIQSCDDANMQAVWVLAVSDDIILGHNGILTPSHAGALAEILSLIDYHRNQIPEAI; from the coding sequence ATGATCCGGCTTAGCTGGCGTTCATGGCTGAAGTTGATCCCACTGATGCTCATCAGCCTGGTGTTGCTCTCTACTTTTATCACCCCTATTCCTGATCAGCAGTATCATTTCCCGGATGAAAATACCGCAAACAGTAACTTTCATGTGGTTGAATTTAATGATGAAGGTCAGCCTCACGACTTAAAACAACAGCAGGCTTTGTTTGAACGTATTAAAAAACCGGACTCTGCCACAGCAGAGTTGGTCATTTTTGTACACGGCTGGCATCAGAATGCGGCCCCTACAGATTCAAACTTTGTCGCTTTTCAAACCTATATCAAAGAATTACAACAAGCAGCTCCACAACGGAACCTGATTGGGCTGTATCTGGGATGGCGCGGCGACAAATATGATCCACTTTGGCTGGACGAATCTTATAAAGCTGAAGGTTGGATGGAGCCGCTGGATTTCCCGACCATTTTTCAACGTAAAAGAGTGTCACGGCTGGTAGGTGAACAGGGTGTTAGTCAACTCTTGGACAAGCTGGATACTGTGGTTGCGCAAGGTCAGTTAAGACGCTACATCTTTATCGGCCATAGCTTAGGCGGTTCAGTCGCCCTGCATGCCAGTAAGGAACGGGTCAAAAAAGCCATAGATAGTGGCAAAGACAACCCGAATTTGTATTTGTTATTAAACCCTGCGGTAACAGCTAAAGAGTACAAACCGCTTGATACCTTACTCAGCATCGACCGACAAAAACCCAGTATGGTGGTATTGCAGTCCAAAGGTGATTTTGCAGTAAAGGAAGCTTTTAACTTCTTAAAAGATGGTGAGCAGGCAGTGGGGAATTCCTGGGCTATCACCCACGATATAGATAAATGCCCCAGAGGGAACTGTGAAATCCCTCTGCATTTACACAGTAGTTTGGCTCAGCATGACGCGATACCAGGCTGTATGATGCAGCTCAACCGATCTGGCTGGCGTATCCGTGCCAGGGTACAGGCACGTCGCACTATTCAGAGTTGTGATGACGCCAATATGCAGGCGGTCTGGGTACTGGCTGTTTCAGACGATATTATATTAGGTCACAATGGTATTTTAACGCCAAGCCATGCCGGTGCTTTGGCGGAAATCTTGAGTCTGATTGATTACCACAGAAACCAAATCCCGGAAGCTATTTGA
- the ylqF gene encoding ribosome biogenesis GTPase YlqF gives MSINWFPGHMHKARKEIAEVMPQVDIIIEMLDARIPFSSENPLVPELRGDTPVIKVLNKADLADPAVTALWVERFEQEKGIKAIPISQQNPEQIKALLQLCNQMLPDRNLDIRGARAMIMGIPNVGKSTIINTLAGRTIAKTGNEAGVTKVQQRIKLDNNVILTDTPGFLWPKLSPASCGYRLAVTGAIKDTAFDYADIAIFAADYLLKAYPQQVMARYQLTEQPENDVALLDALGERRGCMRKGGVVDLQKAGSILITELRAGLFGPVSLETPDMVTEELHNAKLEEAIRAAEKAEREKIRQQKAKKKYR, from the coding sequence ATGTCGATAAACTGGTTCCCAGGCCATATGCACAAGGCCCGTAAAGAAATAGCCGAGGTTATGCCGCAGGTCGATATCATTATCGAAATGCTGGACGCCCGTATTCCTTTTTCCAGTGAAAACCCTTTGGTGCCAGAGCTACGTGGTGACACCCCGGTGATCAAGGTGCTGAACAAAGCTGACTTGGCAGATCCGGCTGTTACCGCTTTATGGGTGGAACGCTTCGAACAGGAAAAAGGTATAAAAGCCATCCCTATTAGTCAGCAAAACCCTGAACAAATCAAGGCTTTGTTACAGCTTTGCAACCAGATGCTGCCCGATCGGAATTTAGACATACGTGGTGCCCGCGCCATGATTATGGGGATTCCTAACGTTGGAAAATCCACCATCATCAATACATTGGCTGGTCGCACTATTGCTAAAACAGGCAATGAAGCTGGCGTTACCAAAGTACAGCAGCGGATTAAACTGGATAACAACGTGATCTTAACCGACACTCCAGGCTTTTTATGGCCCAAGCTAAGTCCAGCCAGTTGTGGTTATCGTTTGGCGGTGACAGGTGCCATTAAAGATACGGCTTTTGATTATGCTGATATCGCTATTTTTGCCGCCGATTATTTGCTTAAAGCTTATCCACAACAGGTGATGGCACGCTATCAGCTGACAGAGCAACCAGAAAACGATGTGGCTTTGCTTGATGCTTTGGGGGAACGCCGGGGTTGTATGCGTAAAGGCGGTGTGGTTGATTTACAAAAAGCCGGTTCAATTTTAATTACCGAACTTCGTGCAGGTCTGTTTGGCCCTGTCAGTCTGGAAACACCGGATATGGTGACAGAGGAATTGCACAATGCTAAGTTAGAGGAAGCCATCAGAGCTGCTGAAAAAGCTGAACGCGAAAAGATCCGTCAGCAAAAAGCCAAGAAGAAATACCGTTAA
- a CDS encoding DMT family transporter, translated as MPFEYLALLAAVCWAVGSLLSATASSHLGAFAFTRWRLACAASMLWLCAFFSGGFSTLALPQLPLLAISALIGILIGDTSLFASMNRLGPRRAGVLFATHAMFSVLLAYLFLGESIWGWTLVGCGLLSSGVMTAIVLGRRAEEQHHWESNQSQLRSGIALGLTSALCQAASTLMLKPLMETTIDAVSASAVRMTVALFAHLLLFWLGFKVARVYLPMTKKVFAMVFVNAGLSMVIGMTLILQALKTGDAGLIGMLSSVSPVLVVPLLWLVYKRRPALGAWIGASLTVAGTVLILWH; from the coding sequence GTGCCTTTTGAATACTTAGCTTTATTAGCTGCAGTCTGCTGGGCGGTCGGCAGTTTGTTATCAGCTACTGCCTCCAGTCATTTAGGCGCTTTTGCTTTTACCCGCTGGCGTCTGGCATGCGCTGCCAGCATGTTATGGCTCTGTGCTTTTTTCAGTGGCGGCTTTAGCACTTTGGCTTTACCTCAATTACCACTTTTGGCTATTTCGGCGCTTATTGGTATTTTAATTGGAGATACCTCCTTATTTGCTTCTATGAACAGATTAGGACCACGCCGTGCCGGTGTGTTATTTGCCACTCATGCGATGTTTTCGGTGCTGCTGGCTTATCTGTTTTTAGGCGAATCAATTTGGGGTTGGACCTTGGTTGGCTGCGGTTTGTTAAGTTCAGGGGTAATGACAGCCATAGTGCTCGGCCGCAGAGCAGAAGAACAACACCACTGGGAATCAAATCAATCCCAGCTGCGTTCTGGTATAGCTTTAGGTTTAACTTCAGCCCTGTGCCAGGCGGCTTCCACTTTAATGCTAAAGCCTTTAATGGAAACCACCATAGACGCAGTCAGCGCCTCTGCAGTACGGATGACAGTCGCTTTATTTGCTCACCTGCTGTTGTTCTGGCTGGGCTTTAAGGTGGCTCGTGTTTATTTACCTATGACGAAAAAGGTATTCGCCATGGTATTTGTTAATGCAGGATTGTCAATGGTGATAGGCATGACGCTGATTTTGCAGGCTTTAAAAACGGGTGATGCAGGTTTAATAGGTATGCTATCGTCAGTCAGTCCTGTGTTGGTCGTGCCTTTATTATGGCTGGTTTATAAAAGGCGACCTGCTCTCGGAGCCTGGATAGGTGCCAGCCTGACAGTAGCTGGCACAGTGTTGATTTTGTGGCACTAG
- a CDS encoding amidohydrolase: MRFSTLSVFSLLCIASGSLSAAPVVLHNIQGYGFDDKGQITEFSHFVFDNQTGKVLARGDKAAVAAYNKAEQMDGKGQTLLPGLIDGHGHVLGLGQNLNQVDLRTSSSEAQAVAQVAAFAKAHPQSQWILGGGWNQVLWPTQQFPGKTLLDESMKDKPVWLTRVDSHAGWANSKALQLAGITKETIDPPGGEIIRDAEGNPTGVLIDNAMLLLEKQIPQQSETERLAALDAAFEHLLALGITSTHDAGVDQANLQSYQQLRKDNKLPLRIYAMLSATDPHLADWLKAGPILDKDDIFVARSVKIYGDGALGSRGAALIEPYSDQPGQKGLFVTQPDKLTAVMKLTLDAGFQTNVHAIGDLTNRLVLDRFEQLASKEQLEQGRHRIEHAQIVSPKDIPRFAQLHILPAMQPTHATSDKNMAADRLGIARLRGAYAWKSFVDQGSRIVAGSDYPVELANPFYGIHAAVTRQDQQNQPVGGWLPEQRLTLTQALKSFTLDAAYGAFQDQSMGSLAPGMWADFILVDRDIFKVAPETLWQTKVQQSWVAGQQKYQAQL, translated from the coding sequence ATGCGTTTTTCTACTCTTTCAGTATTTAGTCTGTTATGTATCGCCAGCGGCTCTTTGTCAGCCGCCCCTGTAGTGCTGCACAATATTCAGGGTTATGGCTTTGACGATAAAGGCCAGATCACAGAATTCAGCCACTTTGTATTTGATAACCAGACCGGCAAAGTACTGGCTCGTGGCGATAAAGCCGCTGTTGCAGCCTACAACAAAGCAGAACAAATGGACGGCAAAGGCCAGACGTTATTACCTGGCCTGATAGACGGCCATGGTCATGTGCTGGGTTTAGGTCAGAATTTAAATCAGGTGGACTTACGTACCAGCAGCAGTGAAGCACAGGCCGTAGCTCAGGTTGCAGCCTTTGCCAAAGCGCATCCACAATCACAATGGATTTTAGGCGGAGGCTGGAATCAGGTGTTGTGGCCTACCCAGCAATTTCCCGGTAAAACTCTGCTGGATGAAAGCATGAAAGACAAACCCGTTTGGCTAACGCGCGTTGATAGCCATGCAGGTTGGGCTAACAGTAAAGCATTGCAATTGGCAGGCATCACCAAGGAAACCATAGATCCACCAGGTGGTGAAATTATTCGGGACGCTGAAGGCAATCCAACAGGCGTATTGATAGATAACGCCATGTTATTGCTGGAAAAACAAATTCCACAGCAATCCGAAACTGAACGTTTAGCTGCATTGGATGCTGCATTTGAGCATTTATTGGCTTTGGGTATTACCTCTACTCACGACGCGGGCGTTGATCAAGCCAACTTACAAAGTTATCAGCAATTACGTAAAGACAACAAACTACCGCTGCGTATTTACGCCATGTTATCGGCTACAGATCCGCATTTAGCCGACTGGTTAAAGGCTGGCCCTATCCTGGATAAAGACGACATATTTGTCGCCCGTTCAGTCAAAATATATGGTGACGGCGCTTTAGGTAGTCGTGGTGCAGCTTTGATAGAACCTTATTCTGATCAGCCCGGCCAAAAAGGTTTATTTGTTACCCAACCAGATAAGTTAACCGCTGTAATGAAGCTGACGCTGGATGCAGGTTTTCAAACCAATGTGCATGCTATAGGTGATTTAACCAATCGCCTGGTGCTGGACAGGTTCGAACAACTGGCAAGCAAAGAGCAGCTGGAACAAGGCCGCCACCGCATTGAGCATGCGCAGATTGTTTCACCTAAAGATATCCCACGTTTTGCCCAGTTGCATATTCTGCCGGCTATGCAACCGACCCACGCCACCTCAGATAAAAATATGGCAGCCGATCGTTTAGGCATAGCCCGTTTACGTGGCGCTTATGCCTGGAAAAGCTTTGTAGATCAGGGCAGCCGCATAGTGGCAGGCTCAGATTATCCGGTAGAACTGGCAAATCCTTTTTATGGTATTCATGCCGCGGTCACTCGTCAGGATCAGCAAAATCAGCCTGTAGGTGGCTGGTTGCCAGAACAGCGCCTGACGTTAACTCAGGCGTTAAAGTCTTTTACTCTGGATGCAGCATATGGCGCCTTTCAGGATCAAAGCATGGGCTCGTTAGCCCCTGGTATGTGGGCTGATTTTATTTTGGTCGACCGCGATATTTTCAAAGTAGCCCCGGAAACTTTATGGCAAACCAAAGTGCAACAAAGCTGGGTAGCAGGACAACAGAAATATCAGGCACAGCTGTAG